One genomic window of Polaromonas sp. SP1 includes the following:
- a CDS encoding LysR family transcriptional regulator has product MEFDNLDTLRVLLATAETGSLTGAGKRCRLSTAAVSAAIKRLETSLGVRLFERTTRAVRPTAEGAVMVDHARRALELVAEGQAKVRAGTFGLTGSIRITATAMLAREMLAYWLAEFAGTHPGIEIDLQISDARVDLVREGIDIALRNGPLMDSTHSARLLAPARRVACASPEYLARRGTPLEPCELAQHDCLVCHVRERRQDQWQFELKGEASAPFQVRVAGPLACNDASIALQWALEGRGIVYQSEIDLMASLAGGKLVRLFAGHLGEPAPLYAVVPSRQYVPARVNEVIERLSALLTERLAALHPIAR; this is encoded by the coding sequence ATGGAATTTGACAATCTCGATACGCTGCGCGTGCTGCTGGCCACGGCAGAAACCGGCAGCCTCACCGGTGCCGGCAAGCGCTGCAGGCTGTCGACCGCGGCGGTCAGTGCGGCGATCAAGCGGCTGGAAACCTCGCTCGGTGTGCGCCTCTTTGAGCGCACCACACGCGCCGTGCGGCCCACGGCCGAAGGCGCCGTCATGGTCGACCATGCGCGCCGCGCGCTCGAGCTGGTGGCCGAAGGCCAGGCCAAAGTCCGCGCCGGCACCTTCGGCCTGACGGGCAGTATCCGCATCACGGCCACCGCCATGCTGGCGCGCGAAATGCTGGCGTACTGGCTGGCTGAATTTGCCGGCACCCATCCCGGGATTGAGATCGACCTGCAGATCAGCGATGCGCGTGTGGACCTGGTGCGCGAAGGCATCGACATCGCCTTGCGCAACGGGCCGCTGATGGACTCGACCCATTCAGCACGCTTGCTGGCGCCGGCGCGGCGCGTGGCCTGCGCCAGCCCGGAGTACCTGGCGCGACGCGGCACGCCGCTGGAGCCGTGTGAGCTGGCGCAGCACGACTGCCTGGTCTGCCATGTGCGCGAGCGCCGGCAGGATCAGTGGCAGTTCGAGCTGAAGGGCGAGGCCAGCGCGCCGTTTCAGGTGCGCGTGGCCGGGCCGCTGGCCTGCAATGACGCGTCCATCGCGCTGCAATGGGCGCTGGAAGGGCGGGGCATTGTTTACCAGTCCGAGATCGACCTGATGGCCTCTTTGGCCGGCGGCAAGCTGGTGCGCCTTTTTGCGGGCCACCTGGGTGAGCCGGCGCCGCTGTACGCCGTGGTGCCGAGCCGCCAGTATGTGCCGGCGCGCGTCAACGAGGTGATAGAGCGGCTTTCAGCGCTGCTGACGGAGCGGCTGGCAGCGCTGCACCCGATTGCACGCTAA
- a CDS encoding 3-hydroxyacyl-CoA dehydrogenase, whose amino-acid sequence MEIAGKVFIVTGGASGLGEGTARMLVANGAKVVIADMQADKGEAIAKELGADKAAFVKCDVSQEADGQAVVAKALTMGKLMGLVNCAGIAPAEKTVGKNGAHGLAAFSKTVTVNLIGSFNMIRLAADAMCKNDPEATGERGVLISTASVAAYDGQIGQAAYSASKGGIVGMTLPIARDLARNGIRNMTIAPGIFGTPMLFGMPQEVQDSLAAGVPFPSRLGTPQDYARLAKHIIENDMLNGEVIRLDGAIRLAPR is encoded by the coding sequence ATGGAAATCGCAGGCAAAGTATTTATCGTCACCGGCGGCGCATCGGGCCTGGGTGAAGGCACCGCGCGCATGCTGGTGGCCAACGGCGCCAAAGTCGTCATCGCCGACATGCAGGCCGACAAAGGCGAAGCCATCGCCAAAGAGCTGGGTGCTGACAAAGCCGCTTTCGTCAAATGCGACGTAAGCCAGGAAGCCGACGGCCAGGCCGTAGTGGCCAAGGCACTCACCATGGGCAAGCTGATGGGCCTGGTGAATTGCGCCGGCATTGCGCCCGCCGAAAAAACCGTGGGCAAAAACGGCGCGCACGGCCTGGCCGCTTTCAGCAAGACCGTCACCGTCAACCTGATCGGCAGCTTCAACATGATTCGCCTGGCGGCCGACGCCATGTGCAAGAACGACCCCGAAGCCACCGGCGAGCGCGGCGTGCTGATCTCCACCGCGTCTGTGGCGGCCTACGACGGCCAGATCGGCCAGGCGGCCTACAGCGCCTCCAAGGGCGGGATTGTCGGCATGACCTTGCCGATCGCCCGCGACCTGGCGCGCAACGGCATCCGCAACATGACGATTGCCCCCGGCATCTTCGGCACGCCCATGCTGTTCGGCATGCCGCAGGAAGTGCAGGACTCGCTGGCCGCCGGCGTACCCTTTCCGTCGCGCCTGGGCACACCGCAAGACTACGCCCGCCTGGCCAAACACATCATCGAAAACGACATGCTCAACGGCGAAGTCATTCGCCTGGACGGCGCGATCCGCCTCGCTCCGCGCTAA
- a CDS encoding extracellular solute-binding protein has protein sequence MYKKVVLSSLMLLAGLASAQEQVVNLYSARHYQTDEKLYSDFTKATGIKVNRVDADDAGILARLKAEGAASPADVILLVDAARLHKGDVDGLFKPIKSPALEAAIPAKLRAKETAEGTTWFGFSTRARVIVFDKLKVKKADVDTYEKLADPKNKGLLCTRSGAHPYNLSLFGAVTEHLGEAKAEQWLKGLVANMARDPKGGDSDQIKAVASGECGIALTNTYYLARIMRSNSAEDKTVADRVGVVFPNQDSWGTHVNIAGAAVAKNAKNTANAVKFMEYLASPSAQEYFANGNNEWAAVPGLGVSNPALKAMSPSGNGSFKSETIPISAVGNNQLKVQQMLDRVGYK, from the coding sequence ATGTACAAAAAAGTGGTTCTTTCGTCGCTGATGCTGCTGGCAGGCCTGGCTTCGGCCCAGGAGCAGGTGGTCAACTTGTATTCTGCCCGCCATTACCAGACGGACGAAAAGCTCTACAGCGACTTCACCAAAGCCACCGGCATCAAGGTCAACCGCGTGGACGCGGACGACGCCGGCATCCTGGCGCGCCTGAAGGCCGAAGGCGCAGCCTCCCCTGCCGACGTGATTTTGCTGGTCGACGCCGCCCGCCTGCACAAGGGCGACGTGGACGGCCTCTTCAAGCCCATCAAGTCGCCGGCCCTGGAAGCCGCCATCCCGGCCAAGCTGCGCGCCAAAGAAACAGCCGAAGGCACGACCTGGTTCGGTTTTTCGACCCGCGCCCGCGTCATCGTGTTTGACAAACTCAAGGTCAAGAAAGCCGACGTGGACACCTACGAAAAGCTGGCCGACCCGAAGAACAAAGGCCTGCTGTGCACCCGCTCCGGCGCCCATCCGTACAACCTCTCGCTCTTCGGCGCCGTGACCGAGCACCTGGGCGAAGCCAAGGCCGAGCAGTGGCTCAAGGGCCTGGTGGCCAACATGGCGCGCGACCCCAAAGGCGGCGACAGCGACCAGATCAAGGCCGTGGCCAGCGGCGAATGCGGCATTGCGCTGACCAACACCTACTACCTGGCGCGCATCATGCGTTCGAACTCGGCCGAAGATAAAACCGTGGCCGACCGCGTCGGCGTGGTCTTCCCCAACCAGGACAGCTGGGGCACGCACGTGAACATCGCCGGTGCGGCCGTGGCAAAGAACGCCAAGAACACGGCCAACGCCGTCAAGTTCATGGAATACCTGGCCAGCCCCAGCGCGCAAGAGTACTTTGCCAACGGCAACAACGAGTGGGCCGCCGTGCCCGGCCTGGGCGTGAGCAACCCTGCGCTCAAGGCCATGTCCCCTTCGGGCAACGGCAGCTTCAAGTCGGAAACCATCCCCATCAGCGCCGTGGGCAACAACCAGCTCAAGGTGCAGCAGATGCTGGACCGCGTCGGCTACAAATAA
- a CDS encoding patatin-like phospholipase family protein has protein sequence MVLSVLAGCATVPSGPAAPVATPPAEASKKPVRIGLALGGGAARGFAHVGVIAVLEEAGLRPNLVVGTSAGSLVAALYASGKTSAQLQQTALNMEEVAITDWMLPIFGRGMFRGDALARYVNDLVANRLMENMAIPLGIVATDLNSGQAVLFQRGDTGSAVRASSAVPAVFVPVKINGREYVDGGLVSPVPVRFARQMGADVVIAVDISSPPEANPAGDTLQILLQTFAIMGKSINQYELKDADVVVRPSLAGLKSADFSARQRAIDSGRAAMLAALPQLKAKLEAAGYAVQRPQP, from the coding sequence ATGGTTTTGTCAGTGCTGGCCGGTTGCGCCACGGTGCCGTCCGGCCCGGCCGCGCCTGTGGCGACGCCGCCCGCAGAGGCCAGCAAAAAGCCGGTGCGCATCGGCCTGGCGCTGGGCGGTGGCGCGGCGCGAGGCTTTGCCCATGTGGGCGTGATCGCGGTGCTGGAGGAGGCCGGCCTCAGGCCGAACCTGGTGGTGGGCACGTCGGCCGGCAGCCTGGTGGCGGCGCTGTACGCCAGCGGCAAGACCAGCGCGCAGCTGCAGCAGACGGCGCTGAATATGGAAGAAGTCGCCATCACCGACTGGATGCTGCCGATCTTCGGCCGCGGCATGTTTCGCGGCGATGCGCTGGCCCGCTATGTCAACGACCTGGTGGCCAACCGGCTGATGGAGAACATGGCCATCCCGCTGGGCATCGTCGCCACCGACCTCAACAGCGGGCAGGCGGTGCTGTTCCAGCGCGGCGACACCGGCTCGGCAGTGCGGGCGTCCAGCGCGGTGCCGGCGGTGTTTGTGCCGGTCAAGATCAACGGCCGCGAGTATGTCGACGGCGGCCTGGTGTCGCCGGTGCCGGTGCGCTTTGCGCGGCAGATGGGTGCGGATGTCGTGATCGCAGTCGACATCTCCAGCCCGCCCGAAGCCAACCCGGCCGGCGACACACTGCAGATCCTGCTGCAGACCTTTGCCATCATGGGCAAAAGCATCAACCAGTACGAACTCAAGGACGCCGATGTGGTGGTCCGGCCCTCGCTGGCGGGCCTGAAAAGCGCGGACTTCTCGGCGCGCCAGCGCGCCATCGATTCGGGCCGCGCGGCCATGCTGGCGGCCTTGCCGCAATTGAAGGCCAAACTGGAAGCCGCGGGATATGCGGTGCAGAGGCCGCAGCCATAG
- a CDS encoding phasin family protein, giving the protein MMLTAEQVLASHKANIETLFGLTHKAFEGVEKLVELNVQATKAALAETANHTQAVMGVKDAQELMALQAGLVQPLAEKTAAYSRHLYDIASAAGADLGKTFEAQTADAQKKFVGLVDNAAKNAPAGSETAVAVLKSAVAAANNAFESVQKAVKQASDIAEANFNTVAASAVNATKVPAAKKR; this is encoded by the coding sequence ATTATGCTGACCGCTGAACAAGTCCTCGCTTCCCACAAAGCCAACATCGAAACCCTGTTTGGCCTGACCCACAAAGCCTTCGAAGGCGTTGAAAAGCTGGTCGAGCTGAATGTGCAAGCCACCAAGGCTGCCCTGGCTGAAACCGCCAACCACACGCAAGCTGTCATGGGCGTGAAAGACGCACAGGAACTGATGGCCCTGCAAGCCGGCCTGGTCCAGCCCCTGGCTGAAAAGACCGCCGCTTACAGCCGTCACCTGTATGACATCGCTTCCGCCGCCGGCGCCGACCTGGGCAAGACTTTCGAAGCCCAGACCGCTGACGCACAAAAGAAATTCGTCGGCCTGGTCGACAACGCCGCCAAGAACGCACCTGCCGGTTCCGAAACCGCTGTGGCTGTTCTGAAGAGCGCCGTTGCCGCCGCCAACAACGCATTTGAGTCGGTCCAGAAAGCCGTGAAGCAAGCCAGCGACATCGCTGAAGCCAACTTCAACACGGTGGCCGCTTCCGCAGTGAACGCCACCAAAGTGCCTGCCGCCAAAAAGCGCTAA
- a CDS encoding histone deacetylase → MQAFYADNFVLPLPQGHRFPMAKYRLLRDRLVNELPQVRMAQAPAATDGELALVHTPAYIDAITHGTLPANAQREIGFPWSPGMSERARRSAGATVAAARVAMGAGGKQGEGVAANLAGGTHHSYAHKGGGFCVFNDAAVAARLMQAEWARLHRHQRKPLQVAIVDLDVHQGNGTASIFAADASVFTLSLHGQKNFPFRKEASDLDVDLPDGCGDAAYLQALEHALDELERRFEPGLVLFLAGADPYEGDRLGRLALSFDGLEARDRRVFDWAWQRRIPLAFSMAGGYGVNIDETVQVQVNTYRVALEYWKRWNPWNP, encoded by the coding sequence TTGCAAGCCTTTTACGCCGACAACTTTGTGCTGCCGCTCCCGCAGGGGCACCGCTTTCCGATGGCCAAATACCGGCTTCTGCGCGACCGGTTGGTGAACGAACTCCCGCAGGTGCGCATGGCGCAGGCGCCGGCCGCCACGGATGGCGAGCTGGCGCTGGTTCACACGCCTGCTTATATAGACGCCATCACCCACGGCACCTTGCCGGCGAACGCGCAGCGCGAAATCGGCTTTCCCTGGAGCCCGGGCATGTCCGAGCGCGCGCGGCGCTCTGCCGGTGCCACCGTCGCAGCGGCCCGTGTGGCAATGGGAGCGGGTGGCAAGCAAGGCGAGGGCGTTGCGGCCAACCTGGCGGGCGGCACGCATCACTCGTACGCGCACAAGGGCGGCGGCTTTTGTGTCTTCAACGACGCGGCGGTGGCCGCCAGGCTGATGCAGGCAGAGTGGGCGCGGCTGCACCGCCACCAACGCAAGCCGTTGCAGGTCGCCATCGTCGACCTGGACGTGCACCAGGGCAACGGCACCGCCAGCATCTTTGCCGCGGATGCCAGCGTGTTCACGCTGTCGCTGCATGGGCAGAAGAATTTCCCGTTCCGCAAAGAGGCCAGCGACCTCGACGTGGACCTGCCCGACGGCTGCGGCGACGCGGCCTATCTCCAGGCGCTGGAGCATGCGCTCGACGAGCTGGAGCGGCGCTTTGAGCCGGGGCTGGTGCTCTTCCTGGCCGGCGCCGATCCGTATGAGGGCGACCGGCTGGGGCGGCTGGCGCTGAGCTTCGATGGCCTGGAAGCGCGCGACCGGCGCGTGTTCGACTGGGCCTGGCAGCGCCGTATTCCGCTGGCGTTTTCCATGGCGGGTGGCTACGGCGTCAACATCGACGAAACCGTGCAGGTGCAGGTGAACACCTACCGCGTCGCGCTGGAGTACTGGAAGCGCTGGAACCCCTGGAACCCCTAG
- a CDS encoding NAD-dependent epimerase/dehydratase family protein, with protein MQPHPENSPKSVATGALRVLVLGGTGFIGRHAVAALHAAGAQLAIGSRHPERHEAAYPFAALHRVRFEHLLQPDAWAPLLKDVDVDVVVNCVGILRQRPRESYDHVHHRAPVALAVACAGANIRLVHTSALGLHEGAKSRFLSSKLLGERAIAATGCDHAIVRPSLLDGEGGFGARWLRGLSRSPVHFIPRGARGGIAAMAATDLGKAFAALAAFPSLAGHREVELGGTRRYGYAEYLRELRADYTGTRALQIPLPNWAARVGAHVCDVLHFSPFSYGHWILLQRDNMPSPNRLPELLGREPLAIRPGSHPKAQPGTGQGHTGKIGPHDLPDTPAG; from the coding sequence ATGCAGCCTCATCCCGAAAATTCCCCGAAAAGCGTGGCTACCGGCGCGCTTCGCGTCCTGGTGCTGGGCGGCACCGGCTTTATCGGCCGCCATGCCGTGGCAGCGCTGCATGCCGCAGGCGCGCAACTTGCCATCGGCAGCCGCCACCCTGAGCGCCACGAGGCGGCCTATCCCTTTGCCGCCTTGCACAGGGTGCGCTTTGAGCATCTGCTGCAGCCCGATGCCTGGGCCCCTTTGCTCAAGGACGTGGACGTGGACGTGGTCGTGAACTGCGTGGGCATCCTGCGCCAGCGGCCCAGGGAGTCTTATGACCATGTGCACCACCGCGCGCCGGTCGCGCTGGCCGTGGCATGTGCCGGTGCCAACATCCGCCTGGTCCACACCTCGGCCCTGGGTTTGCACGAAGGCGCCAAAAGCCGGTTCCTGTCGAGCAAGCTGCTGGGCGAGCGCGCCATCGCGGCGACCGGCTGCGACCACGCCATCGTGCGGCCGTCACTGCTGGACGGCGAGGGCGGCTTTGGCGCGCGCTGGTTGCGCGGCCTGTCGCGTTCGCCGGTGCACTTCATCCCGCGCGGCGCGCGCGGCGGCATTGCGGCGATGGCGGCCACCGATCTTGGAAAAGCCTTTGCCGCGCTGGCCGCTTTTCCTTCCCTGGCCGGCCACCGTGAGGTTGAGCTGGGCGGCACCCGCCGCTACGGCTACGCCGAATACCTGCGTGAGCTTCGCGCCGACTACACCGGCACCCGCGCGCTGCAGATTCCGCTGCCCAACTGGGCGGCACGCGTGGGCGCGCATGTGTGCGATGTCCTGCACTTTTCGCCGTTCTCTTACGGGCACTGGATCTTGCTGCAGCGGGACAACATGCCGTCGCCCAACCGCTTGCCGGAATTGCTGGGACGGGAGCCGCTTGCGATCAGGCCGGGCAGCCACCCAAAAGCCCAGCCCGGGACCGGCCAGGGTCACACTGGCAAAATAGGTCCTCATGACCTCCCCGACACGCCCGCAGGCTGA
- a CDS encoding thioesterase family protein produces MTSPTRPQAEARSAYKAFRHIGTRWSDNDVYGHVNNVVYYSWFDTAVNGLLIERGAIDIHTGSVIGLVIETQCNYFAPLAFPEPVVAGIRVAHVGSSSVRYEVALFPGDESALCAARGHFIHVYVDRATRRPAPLPPELLSVLETLR; encoded by the coding sequence ATGACCTCCCCGACACGCCCGCAGGCTGAAGCCCGCAGCGCCTACAAGGCCTTCCGCCACATCGGCACCCGCTGGTCCGATAACGATGTTTACGGCCACGTCAACAACGTCGTTTACTACAGCTGGTTCGACACTGCGGTCAACGGCCTGTTGATCGAACGCGGCGCCATCGACATCCACACCGGCAGCGTGATCGGCCTGGTGATCGAAACCCAATGCAACTACTTCGCGCCGCTGGCGTTTCCCGAGCCTGTGGTGGCGGGCATCCGCGTGGCGCATGTGGGCTCATCCAGCGTGCGCTACGAGGTGGCTTTGTTCCCGGGCGACGAAAGCGCACTGTGCGCGGCCCGCGGCCATTTCATCCATGTGTATGTCGACCGCGCCACGCGCCGGCCGGCGCCGCTGCCCCCTGAACTTCTTTCTGTACTGGAGACCCTCCGATGA
- a CDS encoding nitroreductase — MTQAPPVLPYITPRRAGDAQNAVDEAIVSRQSIRQFLPTPVPRETIAHLLEVASRAPSGTNTQPWKAYVLQGASRDALVAKVCEAHDAIYANPALAAEYKEEYDYYPEKWVSPYIDRRRENGWGLYGLLGITKGDKDRMHAQHHRNFQLFDAPVGLMFTLDRVMGRGSLVDYGMFMQSLMVAARGLGLHTCPQAAWNGFAKIILPHIGAGDNEMLVCGMALGYADEAALVNTFRTPRVPASQFTTWLD; from the coding sequence ATGACCCAGGCACCGCCCGTGCTTCCCTACATCACGCCGCGCCGCGCAGGCGATGCCCAAAACGCCGTCGACGAAGCCATCGTCAGCCGCCAGTCGATACGCCAGTTCCTGCCCACGCCGGTGCCGCGCGAGACCATCGCCCACCTGCTGGAAGTCGCCAGCCGCGCGCCGTCCGGCACCAACACCCAGCCCTGGAAGGCCTACGTGCTGCAAGGCGCCAGCCGTGACGCGCTGGTCGCCAAAGTCTGCGAAGCCCACGATGCGATCTACGCCAACCCGGCGCTGGCCGCCGAGTACAAAGAGGAATACGACTACTACCCCGAAAAATGGGTGTCGCCCTACATCGACCGCCGCCGCGAAAACGGCTGGGGCCTGTACGGCCTGCTGGGCATCACCAAGGGCGACAAGGACAGAATGCACGCACAGCATCACCGCAACTTCCAGCTCTTCGATGCGCCCGTGGGCCTGATGTTCACGCTGGACCGCGTGATGGGCCGTGGCTCGCTGGTGGATTACGGCATGTTCATGCAGAGCCTGATGGTCGCCGCGCGCGGCCTGGGCCTGCACACCTGTCCGCAGGCGGCGTGGAACGGCTTCGCCAAAATCATCCTGCCGCATATCGGCGCAGGTGACAACGAGATGCTGGTGTGCGGCATGGCGCTGGGCTATGCGGACGAAGCCGCGTTGGTCAACACTTTCCGCACGCCTAGAGTTCCTGCATCCCAGTTCACCACCTGGCTGGACTGA